The following are from one region of the Paenibacillus sp. JZ16 genome:
- a CDS encoding helix-turn-helix domain-containing protein, producing MSDLMKMVGEGIRHFRKLRGLSQEELASKAEVHETYIGKLERSEKVCSIVVLNKIANALDLSMVEFFNYIQPVSEEASKSTLAEIVNKLRSRSENEQKKILKVIDAMLDDQLN from the coding sequence GTGAGTGATTTGATGAAGATGGTAGGGGAAGGCATTCGGCACTTCCGAAAACTACGTGGACTAAGCCAGGAGGAGCTTGCAAGTAAGGCTGAGGTACACGAAACTTATATTGGTAAGCTGGAGCGTTCCGAAAAAGTTTGTTCCATTGTGGTACTGAATAAAATTGCGAATGCGCTCGATCTTTCGATGGTGGAGTTTTTTAATTATATCCAGCCTGTTAGCGAAGAGGCGAGCAAGTCTACACTTGCAGAAATTGTGAACAAGCTCCGAAGCAGAAGCGAAAATGAGCAAAAAAAGATATTGAAAGTCATCGACGCAATGTTGGACGATCAGTTGAATTAA
- a CDS encoding TMEM175 family protein, with product MKANRMEAFSDGVLAIIITIMVLEFKVPEGHDWHALIELGPKVVSYIFSFVYIGIYWNNHHHLLHMVRTMNGRLMWLNLLLLFWLSLVPFTTAWMGESHFAPTPTALYGIILLLAALSYWLLQRMIMNQHSGDSSFVAAMGKDWKGKLSPLLYLTAALTAYVSVWISGFFFVLVAVIWFMPDKRIEHVLRSR from the coding sequence TTGAAAGCAAACCGGATGGAAGCATTCAGCGATGGCGTGCTGGCCATTATTATTACGATCATGGTGCTGGAATTCAAAGTGCCGGAAGGCCATGACTGGCACGCGCTAATCGAGCTTGGCCCGAAAGTTGTCAGCTATATCTTCAGTTTCGTGTATATCGGCATCTACTGGAACAATCATCATCATCTGTTGCATATGGTTCGAACAATGAACGGGCGGTTGATGTGGCTTAACTTGCTGCTTCTCTTCTGGCTATCCCTTGTGCCGTTCACGACGGCTTGGATGGGGGAAAGCCATTTTGCACCTACTCCGACAGCGCTGTACGGTATTATTCTACTACTAGCGGCGTTATCATACTGGCTGCTTCAGCGTATGATTATGAACCAGCACTCCGGTGATTCCTCATTCGTCGCAGCGATGGGTAAAGATTGGAAGGGGAAACTATCTCCTTTACTCTACTTGACTGCTGCCTTGACCGCATACGTGAGTGTTTGGATATCCGGTTTCTTTTTCGTGCTCGTTGCCGTGATCTGGTTCATGCCGGATAAGCGAATCGAGCATGTCCTGAGAAGCCGCTAA
- a CDS encoding serine hydrolase domain-containing protein, with protein MRTEEKKMWLVLICFLLLMGILARPASAVEVRSKAEVQQEIDQYVKITMSANHIQGAALAIVHNEEVFYTQGYGAMSEGRDINDGTPFPIASLSKSFTALAILQLADKGLIELDALYASYFPDLAPKDERVRDITVRDLLNQTSGLNDKVNPDMTRSSPYQSLRQVNESLNTVQLANDPGAAYSYHNPNYQYLALLVETMSGQNFSDYLEDHIFEPLGMRDTFNVSNTRQINENSAIPRGHYILLGHPVSQSEPSWFVDGPAGMISTAEDMAKWMLAQYNGRLLTPELMEQYHTAGQNGPYGMGWLAEEDEQGGRTISHSGILWTYKAEETIYLDQRLGIAMMFDSGLNAFVDYSAFVDGIAKIMKGEKTESSIVNSKNMEAVMILLVLATIAWGIYRLYRIHRSKKAMTTGKWIVSLAGGLLPILILLFLSPLATFIGAGRVLPWYGLWTAMSSLIIWLVVLSLVNVTVMVCRFRLYYRARKDEGNNNLTLSRKPFKITLRNHR; from the coding sequence ATGAGAACCGAAGAGAAGAAAATGTGGCTAGTCTTGATTTGTTTCCTGCTATTGATGGGCATCCTGGCCAGACCCGCTTCCGCCGTTGAAGTCCGAAGCAAAGCCGAAGTCCAGCAGGAAATCGATCAGTACGTCAAAATAACGATGAGCGCCAATCATATTCAGGGTGCGGCCCTTGCCATCGTTCATAACGAAGAGGTGTTCTATACGCAAGGATACGGCGCTATGTCAGAGGGCCGTGATATAAACGATGGCACCCCGTTTCCTATTGCTTCGTTAAGCAAATCTTTTACGGCCCTGGCTATCCTTCAGCTGGCGGACAAGGGACTAATCGAGCTTGATGCGCTGTACGCATCTTATTTTCCCGACCTCGCACCTAAGGACGAGCGCGTTCGGGATATTACCGTTCGGGATTTGCTCAACCAGACAAGCGGTCTTAATGACAAGGTGAATCCCGACATGACCCGTTCGTCCCCATATCAATCGCTGCGACAGGTTAACGAGTCGTTGAACACGGTTCAGCTAGCCAATGATCCTGGAGCAGCCTATAGCTACCACAATCCGAATTATCAATACTTGGCTTTGTTGGTCGAAACAATGAGCGGACAGAACTTCTCCGATTACTTGGAGGATCATATCTTTGAGCCTCTGGGGATGAGAGATACCTTTAATGTGAGCAACACGCGGCAGATCAATGAGAACTCCGCCATTCCGCGGGGACATTATATATTGCTCGGCCATCCTGTAAGCCAGTCTGAACCTTCTTGGTTCGTTGACGGGCCCGCCGGTATGATTTCGACAGCCGAAGATATGGCCAAGTGGATGCTCGCCCAATATAATGGCAGGCTTCTTACGCCAGAGCTGATGGAGCAGTACCATACGGCCGGACAGAACGGCCCGTATGGAATGGGGTGGCTTGCGGAAGAGGATGAGCAAGGGGGCCGGACGATTTCCCATAGCGGAATTTTATGGACGTATAAGGCGGAAGAGACGATCTATTTGGATCAGCGGCTGGGCATTGCGATGATGTTTGACTCCGGTTTAAACGCCTTTGTCGATTATTCGGCGTTTGTCGACGGAATCGCAAAGATTATGAAGGGTGAAAAGACCGAATCGTCGATTGTCAACAGCAAAAACATGGAGGCGGTTATGATTCTGCTGGTGCTTGCGACGATTGCTTGGGGGATATATAGGCTCTATCGGATCCATCGAAGCAAAAAGGCCATGACAACCGGGAAATGGATTGTTTCATTAGCCGGAGGACTGCTGCCTATCTTGATTCTTCTGTTTCTGTCGCCGTTAGCTACATTTATTGGCGCCGGGCGAGTATTGCCTTGGTATGGACTATGGACTGCCATGTCATCGCTGATCATATGGCTGGTTGTATTATCGCTTGTGAATGTAACGGTTATGGTATGCCGTTTCAGGTTATATTACCGGGCGAGGAAAGATGAAGGGAATAACAATCTCACCTTATCCAGAAAACCCTTCAAGATAACCCTGCGCAACCATAGGTGA
- a CDS encoding HAMP domain-containing sensor histidine kinase, whose product MAKMINWLSLKRLTLLQSFILLCCLTLIAVLVVITLEFRWAESIRLRFAGYSSVNDWLLPSLVAVVLLTVAVGIVLMGSLFYRWKLKKPLEILMLASEKISANDLGFHISYDSVDEMGELCRVFENMRGQLEKNHQTLWRSVEERKQLNAIFAHDLRTPLSVLKGYSEFLIAYLPERKISEEKLLDTIQTMQAHIVRLESYTEAMNSIQKLEDMPVQSRMIETDELISLLNDSAGQITGRNGKTFGSSIAAEANEITVDVHLAMQVFENLIVNAARYASSHVSVHYNVGKGFFSITVTDDGAGFSEVALRKAVLPFYRGEVWDANEHHGLGLYICKVLCEKHEGSLQVANGLHGGGNVTASFLYGVDK is encoded by the coding sequence ATGGCGAAAATGATAAACTGGCTGAGCCTGAAGCGGTTAACCTTGCTGCAATCGTTCATCCTATTATGCTGCCTTACGCTCATCGCCGTTCTAGTCGTCATCACATTGGAGTTTAGATGGGCGGAAAGTATACGGTTGCGGTTTGCCGGCTATTCTTCCGTGAACGATTGGTTGCTGCCTTCCCTCGTTGCGGTTGTCCTGTTAACGGTTGCCGTTGGCATCGTCCTGATGGGCAGCTTGTTTTATCGGTGGAAACTGAAAAAACCGCTTGAAATCTTGATGCTGGCATCAGAGAAAATTTCGGCGAACGATTTGGGGTTTCATATTTCTTACGACAGCGTGGATGAGATGGGGGAATTATGCCGTGTATTTGAGAACATGCGTGGTCAGTTGGAGAAGAACCACCAAACGCTCTGGCGATCGGTCGAGGAACGGAAACAACTGAACGCTATTTTTGCCCATGATCTGAGAACGCCCCTATCCGTTCTGAAAGGGTACTCCGAGTTTCTGATCGCTTACTTGCCGGAGCGCAAAATATCCGAGGAGAAACTCTTGGACACGATACAGACGATGCAGGCGCATATCGTCCGTCTTGAAAGCTACACGGAGGCGATGAATTCTATTCAGAAGCTGGAGGATATGCCGGTGCAGAGCCGTATGATTGAAACGGATGAACTCATCTCCTTGCTGAATGACAGCGCGGGCCAAATTACCGGACGGAATGGTAAGACTTTCGGTTCATCCATTGCCGCGGAAGCGAACGAAATAACGGTCGATGTCCATTTGGCGATGCAGGTTTTTGAGAATTTGATCGTAAATGCAGCGCGTTATGCCTCAAGTCACGTAAGCGTTCATTATAACGTCGGCAAGGGCTTCTTTTCTATAACCGTCACGGATGACGGTGCAGGTTTTTCCGAAGTGGCGCTCCGCAAGGCCGTACTTCCTTTTTATCGCGGAGAGGTATGGGATGCGAATGAACATCACGGACTAGGGCTTTACATTTGCAAAGTTCTTTGCGAAAAGCATGAGGGTAGTCTGCAGGTAGCCAACGGCCTCCATGGCGGTGGGAACGTAACGGCAAGTTTTTTGTACGGAGTTGATAAATAG
- a CDS encoding response regulator transcription factor, with product MKKILIVDDEADLRKLLTDYFEINSYFVMTAKNSNEALRQIEDQPDLVLLDINMPELDGLELCRKIRHFVSCPILFLTARGEDADKISGFQAGGDDYIAKPFSLHELGARVEAHLRREMRSQTKTSVRFSEDLVIDYSARALYIHDVQIPLAKKEFDIIELLSMHPGMVFDKERIFEKVWGLDGEGDSAVIAEHIRRIRIKLKEHGCGDRIETVWGVGYKWRK from the coding sequence ATGAAAAAGATACTGATCGTAGATGATGAAGCCGATCTGCGCAAACTGCTCACGGATTACTTTGAAATAAACAGTTATTTCGTGATGACTGCGAAGAACAGTAATGAAGCGCTTCGGCAAATTGAAGATCAACCGGATCTTGTGCTGCTGGATATCAATATGCCGGAGCTTGACGGTCTGGAATTATGCAGGAAAATCCGGCATTTTGTGTCCTGTCCGATCCTGTTTCTAACCGCCCGCGGCGAGGATGCGGATAAAATATCGGGATTTCAGGCCGGAGGGGACGACTATATAGCCAAACCGTTCAGTCTTCATGAGTTGGGTGCGAGGGTAGAGGCACATTTGCGCAGGGAGATGCGAAGCCAAACGAAAACGTCCGTAAGGTTTAGCGAAGATTTGGTCATAGATTATTCGGCTCGCGCGCTTTACATCCACGATGTACAAATTCCCTTGGCCAAAAAAGAGTTCGATATTATAGAGCTATTGTCCATGCATCCCGGAATGGTGTTTGACAAAGAGCGCATTTTTGAAAAAGTGTGGGGACTGGACGGCGAAGGCGACAGCGCCGTAATAGCGGAGCATATCAGGCGAATACGTATCAAATTAAAAGAGCATGGCTGCGGCGACAGGATTGAAACTGTATGGGGAGTGGGTTACAAATGGCGAAAATGA
- a CDS encoding SRPBCC domain-containing protein: MTIGENELMASREYDVPQELVFRAWTTPDLLAKWWGPKGFKNTFHECDMRTGGTWKFTMHGPDGVDYPNHNVFVEFVPTERVVIDHLNVHEFRVTATFEDFDGRTRVTFRQRFKKKEEFEKAKPICIEANEQQLDRLGMVLAELIDSFVK, translated from the coding sequence ATGACAATAGGTGAAAATGAACTTATGGCTTCGCGCGAGTACGATGTCCCACAGGAGCTTGTGTTTCGGGCATGGACAACCCCAGATTTATTAGCCAAGTGGTGGGGACCGAAAGGCTTCAAGAATACGTTTCACGAGTGCGATATGAGGACGGGAGGTACGTGGAAGTTCACCATGCACGGACCGGATGGCGTGGATTATCCTAACCATAATGTCTTTGTTGAGTTCGTGCCGACGGAGCGGGTCGTGATTGATCATCTGAACGTTCACGAATTTCGGGTAACGGCTACCTTCGAGGACTTCGATGGCCGGACCAGGGTCACCTTCCGTCAACGTTTCAAGAAAAAAGAGGAGTTTGAAAAAGCGAAGCCCATCTGCATAGAAGCTAATGAACAGCAGCTTGACCGGCTTGGCATGGTGCTGGCGGAATTGATCGATAGCTTTGTAAAGTGA
- a CDS encoding MarR family winged helix-turn-helix transcriptional regulator: MNKNELNQEELRIWHMWKGSFQSIFGRVIKEMSEQTGLSEGDYGVLDRLVLLGNGNLRQQELADSMDWDKSRLSHHLTRMEKRGLVMRKPLDTDRGVQVIITSIGEAALDDARPIVSKAIRKYFLDHLTDQDIESITRLAESTKTGSSASGKPPTP; this comes from the coding sequence ATGAACAAGAACGAGCTAAACCAAGAGGAACTGCGAATATGGCATATGTGGAAGGGCTCCTTTCAGAGCATCTTCGGTCGCGTAATAAAAGAGATGTCCGAGCAGACAGGACTGTCAGAGGGTGATTATGGGGTGTTGGATCGGTTAGTGCTTTTGGGGAACGGCAACCTTCGCCAACAGGAATTAGCCGACTCGATGGACTGGGACAAGAGTCGACTGTCACACCATTTGACGCGGATGGAAAAACGCGGACTTGTGATGAGGAAGCCGTTAGACACGGATCGCGGTGTTCAAGTCATCATCACTTCTATTGGAGAAGCGGCATTGGATGATGCCCGTCCCATAGTTTCCAAGGCAATACGCAAATATTTCCTTGATCATTTAACCGATCAAGACATTGAGTCGATTACCAGGCTTGCGGAGAGTACCAAAACGGGGTCTTCCGCGTCTGGTAAACCACCTACGCCGTGA
- a CDS encoding helix-turn-helix transcriptional regulator, with protein sequence MTVTNSKAKAMGAFLKSRRERLSPKDAGLEFANGQRKTPGLRREEVSLLAGVSVTYYTWLEQGRDLTPSKDVIDSIAQALRLSPAEKSHLYQLWNPHAFETPFAGPAVVDPHMQKIIDQLTYPSHITNERSEVLAWNKAAQETFTDFASIPVQERYFMRLLFEDTEMRNRIVNIEEFSSYSVGVFRTYYDKHRDDPWFETAVEQLTQNSPEFDRMWGQYDVQLKKVNRIVLQSPVTHQPVAYDIHSLVNLSDRPDIHICIYTPATEDPGSDR encoded by the coding sequence ATGACTGTTACTAACAGCAAAGCAAAGGCAATGGGAGCGTTTCTCAAATCACGCAGAGAACGACTTTCGCCGAAGGATGCGGGCCTGGAATTCGCCAACGGGCAACGGAAGACGCCCGGACTGCGGCGCGAGGAAGTCTCCTTACTAGCGGGCGTGAGCGTCACCTACTATACGTGGCTGGAGCAAGGGCGGGATTTAACCCCGTCCAAAGATGTGATCGACAGCATCGCCCAAGCACTCCGATTATCTCCAGCCGAGAAGAGTCATTTATACCAGCTCTGGAACCCGCATGCATTCGAGACGCCTTTTGCGGGCCCAGCCGTCGTAGATCCGCATATGCAGAAGATTATAGATCAATTGACGTACCCTTCTCACATCACCAATGAGAGAAGCGAAGTGCTCGCTTGGAACAAGGCAGCTCAGGAGACGTTCACCGACTTTGCTTCCATTCCTGTCCAAGAACGTTATTTCATGCGTTTGTTGTTCGAAGATACGGAAATGCGCAATCGCATCGTGAATATAGAAGAATTCTCGAGTTATTCGGTGGGCGTGTTCCGAACTTATTACGATAAACACCGGGATGACCCTTGGTTTGAGACGGCAGTAGAGCAGCTTACTCAGAACAGCCCTGAATTCGATCGAATGTGGGGACAATACGATGTTCAACTCAAAAAGGTCAACCGGATTGTTTTGCAGTCCCCCGTTACCCATCAACCTGTTGCTTATGATATCCATTCCTTGGTGAATTTGTCTGACCGCCCGGATATCCACATCTGCATTTACACCCCGGCTACTGAGGATCCGGGTTCTGACCGTTAA
- a CDS encoding aldo/keto reductase, with protein MQQRKLGKEGLEVSAISLGTMMMPDNDESVRTIQGALDMGVTMFDTADLYGTEYTLGRFGGNEKLVGRALKGRRDEAVIATKFGITHGQGPKGDPAYIKKSVDASLYSLGLDYIDLYYQHRPDPNTPIEETVGTMSDLVKQGKIRYIGLSEAPVDIIRRAHAVHPLTAVETEFSLWSREVEDEVLPVLRELRIGLVPYSPLGRGFLTGQIKKFEDLPEDDYRRYYPRFQGENFAKNVEVVSLIEKMASQKGCTPAQLSLAWLLAQGEQIVPIPGTKRLDRVQENLGALQVTLSADDLAEIERISPKGVAAGGRFGAF; from the coding sequence CTGCAGCAAAGAAAACTAGGAAAAGAAGGGCTCGAAGTGTCGGCCATCAGCCTTGGAACCATGATGATGCCTGACAACGACGAATCCGTGCGTACGATTCAGGGAGCATTGGATATGGGCGTGACGATGTTTGATACAGCCGATCTTTATGGGACGGAATATACGCTCGGGCGGTTTGGGGGAAATGAGAAGCTTGTCGGACGTGCACTTAAAGGTCGGCGCGATGAGGCCGTTATTGCCACCAAATTCGGAATCACGCATGGACAAGGTCCGAAAGGGGATCCCGCCTACATCAAGAAATCCGTTGATGCCAGCCTCTACAGTTTGGGACTGGATTACATTGATCTCTATTATCAGCATCGCCCCGACCCCAATACCCCTATTGAGGAAACAGTCGGCACGATGTCTGACCTCGTAAAGCAAGGGAAGATTCGATACATCGGATTGTCGGAGGCGCCAGTCGATATTATTCGACGGGCTCATGCGGTACATCCCTTAACCGCAGTCGAAACCGAATTTTCCCTATGGAGTAGGGAGGTAGAGGACGAAGTTCTCCCGGTTCTTAGGGAGCTGCGTATCGGTCTAGTCCCCTACAGCCCGCTTGGCCGCGGCTTCCTAACCGGCCAGATCAAAAAATTTGAGGATTTGCCGGAAGACGACTATCGGCGCTATTACCCGCGATTCCAAGGCGAGAACTTCGCCAAGAACGTTGAAGTCGTCTCCCTGATCGAGAAAATGGCCTCTCAAAAAGGCTGCACCCCCGCCCAATTGAGTCTAGCCTGGCTCCTGGCACAGGGCGAGCAAATCGTGCCGATTCCGGGAACGAAACGATTGGACCGCGTGCAAGAGAACCTTGGAGCGCTGCAAGTGACACTGTCAGCTGACGATCTGGCGGAGATTGAACGTATATCCCCCAAGGGCGTGGCCGCAGGCGGCCGATTCGGCGCCTTCTGA
- the srtB gene encoding class B sortase, protein MSKIKKILIAVSFLVLVFSLVNIARISLRDYAEKQKIEELATAWEEGSNKGGGAASPSVLFNKANEPVMLPEFRELYERNSDIVGWLKMDGTRIEYPVMQNPQDAEYYLNHDFDKKENKGGLPFLDAHSRTNGSDIVLIHGHHMKSGWMFKDLMKYKNESFYREHAMFQFSTLYEKEEYEIVAVILSKVYRKSDDVFKYYQIENVSTPAEFDSYVQNIKKLALYDTGVTARYGDKLIVLSTCEYSTENGRLAVVARKRS, encoded by the coding sequence ATGAGCAAAATCAAAAAAATTCTTATCGCCGTTTCCTTCCTTGTGTTGGTATTTTCTCTCGTGAATATTGCGAGAATTTCCCTGCGGGATTATGCTGAGAAACAGAAAATCGAAGAGCTGGCAACAGCTTGGGAGGAAGGATCGAACAAAGGCGGAGGGGCTGCATCCCCCTCCGTTTTGTTCAATAAGGCGAATGAGCCAGTCATGCTTCCCGAATTTCGAGAGCTTTACGAGAGGAACTCGGACATCGTCGGCTGGCTGAAGATGGACGGCACCCGAATTGAGTACCCGGTCATGCAGAATCCACAGGATGCGGAGTACTATCTCAATCATGATTTCGATAAAAAGGAAAACAAAGGCGGCCTCCCTTTTTTGGACGCGCATAGCCGGACCAACGGTTCGGACATTGTGCTGATTCATGGGCATCACATGAAAAGCGGCTGGATGTTTAAAGATTTAATGAAGTACAAGAACGAAAGCTTTTATAGAGAGCATGCAATGTTCCAGTTCAGTACGCTTTACGAAAAGGAAGAGTATGAGATTGTTGCCGTTATTCTGTCAAAAGTTTATCGCAAATCGGACGATGTTTTTAAATACTACCAGATTGAGAATGTAAGTACGCCGGCCGAGTTCGATTCGTATGTTCAGAACATCAAAAAACTCGCTCTTTATGACACAGGCGTAACAGCCCGGTATGGCGATAAACTTATTGTACTGTCCACGTGCGAGTACTCGACCGAAAACGGCCGGTTAGCGGTGGTCGCCCGAAAGCGTTCATGA